One stretch of bacterium DNA includes these proteins:
- the lysS gene encoding lysine--tRNA ligase has product MAKESLVQSRLNKLQQLRERGINPFAEERFDRSHLAQEVKDNFSSLEGKNCKVAGRVLAIRSHGKSTFLDLHDSSGRIQILIRKDKVGEELYELLPLMDIGDIIGISGDVIKTKTGEITIEATDFVFLAKSLQPFPEKWHGLREPELRYRFRYLDLIVNEKTREIFYKRAKIVQGIRDFLTQKGFLEVETPMMQPIPGGAFARPFITHHNALDIDLYLRIAIELYLKRLLVGGIERVFELGKCFRNEGISTRHNPEFTLLEAYMAYGNLDDIKKLTEEMLHYLAQRVQNSEEIRFKGNTISLRPPFQSYSLYELLKRETEIDWERVKDLDEAKKLAESLGVDATTDRTVGDVVLKVFEKLVEPKLIQPTFVEDFPVEVSPLAKRRLDAPHLARRFELFVGGEEIANAFSELNDPLDQRERFMEQMRRREAGDEEAHRMDEDFLLALEYGMPPAGGLGVGVDRLVMLFTDSPSIREVILFPLLRPKEEE; this is encoded by the coding sequence ATGGCGAAAGAAAGTCTTGTCCAGAGCCGTCTCAATAAGCTGCAGCAGCTTAGGGAAAGAGGAATAAATCCTTTCGCTGAGGAAAGGTTTGACCGTTCCCACCTCGCCCAGGAGGTGAAGGATAACTTCTCCTCCCTGGAAGGAAAGAATTGCAAGGTGGCGGGGAGGGTCCTCGCGATTAGGAGCCACGGGAAGAGCACTTTCCTTGACCTCCACGACTCCTCAGGTAGGATTCAAATCCTTATCAGAAAGGACAAAGTAGGGGAGGAGCTCTATGAGCTCCTCCCCCTTATGGATATAGGGGATATCATCGGAATCAGCGGGGATGTTATCAAGACGAAGACGGGCGAAATAACCATAGAAGCCACTGATTTCGTCTTTCTCGCCAAATCGCTCCAGCCTTTTCCAGAAAAATGGCACGGTTTGCGAGAACCGGAATTAAGATACCGATTCCGCTACCTTGACCTCATAGTAAACGAAAAGACGAGGGAGATATTCTATAAAAGGGCGAAAATCGTCCAAGGGATAAGGGATTTCCTTACCCAAAAAGGCTTCCTTGAGGTTGAAACACCTATGATGCAGCCCATTCCCGGTGGAGCTTTCGCCCGTCCCTTCATCACCCATCACAATGCCCTTGATATAGACCTCTACCTCCGCATCGCCATAGAGTTATACCTCAAAAGGCTCCTCGTGGGAGGAATTGAGAGGGTATTTGAATTGGGCAAATGCTTCCGAAACGAGGGCATCTCAACTCGCCACAATCCCGAATTCACCCTCTTGGAAGCCTATATGGCTTATGGTAATTTAGACGACATCAAAAAACTCACAGAGGAAATGCTTCATTATCTGGCGCAGAGGGTTCAAAACAGTGAGGAAATCCGGTTCAAAGGGAATACAATCTCCCTTCGCCCTCCTTTCCAATCCTATTCCCTTTATGAACTGCTAAAGAGGGAAACGGAGATTGATTGGGAGAGGGTGAAGGACTTAGATGAGGCGAAAAAATTGGCTGAATCCCTTGGGGTGGATGCCACAACCGATAGGACGGTTGGCGATGTCGTTTTGAAGGTCTTTGAGAAATTGGTTGAGCCGAAGCTGATTCAACCAACGTTCGTGGAGGATTTCCCTGTTGAGGTATCACCGTTAGCCAAAAGAAGGTTAGACGCACCCCACTTAGCTCGTAGATTTGAGCTATTCGTAGGTGGTGAGGAGATAGCTAATGCTTTCTCTGAGCTCAACGACCCATTGGACCAGAGGGAGAGGTTTATGGAGCAGATGAGAAGGAGGGAAGCGGGGGATGAGGAGGCACATAGGATGGATGAGGACTTCCTTCTTGCCCTTGAATATGGTATGCCGCCAGCGGGTGGGTTGGGGGTAGGGGTTGATAGATTGGTTATGCTTTTCACCGATTCTCCCTCCATAAGGGAGGTCATCCTCTTTCCACTCCTCCGCCCGAAGGAAGAGGAATAA
- a CDS encoding ThuA domain-containing protein yields the protein MKIRVLVWNEGRHEKLDKRVAEVYPEGIHGAIAKHLRTQPDMEVRTATLDEPEHGLTEDVLNNTDVLIWWGHMAHHEVRDDIVERVYNRVLNGMGLIVLHSGHFSKIFRKLMGTTCDLKWREIGEKERIWVIEPGHPIAQGLDEYIELEHTEMYGERFDIPAPDELVFISWFAGGEVFRSGCCFYRGKGKIFYFRPGHETYPIYHNPKILKVIENAVRWAAPTAGPTPQFGNRPPLEKIE from the coding sequence ATGAAGATACGTGTTTTGGTTTGGAACGAAGGCAGACACGAGAAATTGGATAAAAGGGTAGCGGAGGTCTATCCAGAAGGTATTCACGGCGCCATTGCCAAGCACTTGAGAACCCAGCCGGATATGGAAGTCCGCACCGCTACCCTTGACGAGCCCGAACACGGCTTGACGGAAGATGTCCTCAATAACACGGATGTTCTCATCTGGTGGGGTCATATGGCGCATCACGAAGTCCGCGATGATATCGTGGAAAGGGTTTATAACAGGGTATTGAACGGTATGGGATTGATAGTTCTCCACTCGGGGCATTTCTCCAAGATTTTCAGAAAGCTTATGGGAACCACCTGCGATTTGAAGTGGAGGGAGATAGGGGAGAAGGAGAGGATTTGGGTGATAGAGCCGGGTCATCCCATAGCGCAAGGATTGGATGAATACATAGAGCTGGAGCACACGGAGATGTATGGCGAGAGGTTTGATATTCCTGCTCCCGATGAACTCGTCTTCATCAGCTGGTTTGCAGGCGGAGAGGTATTCAGAAGCGGTTGTTGCTTTTACAGAGGTAAGGGCAAGATATTCTATTTCCGACCAGGACATGAGACCTATCCAATATATCACAATCCCAAGATATTGAAGGTGATAGAGAACGCTGTTCGTTGGGCGGCGCCCACCGCTGGACCTACACCACAGTTTGGCAACAGGCCGCCTCTGGAGAAGATAGAATAA
- a CDS encoding NPCBM/NEW2 domain-containing protein, whose translation MDYFQHNLRLLLILSFASLVLTQPLLENDFLSLKFSDKKNLLLYNKLAGSSLTLSLSSIKLNISEQWIGGKDLEVERVEKISPKLVKLIFKPIRNKKGAFSLVLNLSLNKNIIRKWIELAVLDSDEPLQLNEVILEELGDGSDFETIPSWWQSQPIMGKDCFFGIEFPVAFWRREEGRLILGHQPGRILRRNDKYESRKEVIGAAPTGKGREWFEEYIESLRPNPKGIHFNYNSWWSLPIIYGEKEAVSLIREFRENLFEPYGVSFDTFTIDAGWSEPKSIWQISKERFPTGFTTLVDELRRMRTKLGLWFSPSSCYPFAQDLGWARENGYEVFEANNQLYACLALGNRYQSALKRALVEIVRKYDIHQLKFDGYVPECPESNHHHLPSILSREAIAEGLIDLCLALREAQPNIWLETTCFGWEPSPWWLMFVNSVVGPYGDDSPYGRVPSPIYRHSYTSARDFYNLHDITPIPMKAKEVLGIVHQTSEPIYDDAVMTLMRGHFFISLYINPRFMKKKDWEFLASLIKWGKKNQDILGRTRIIHPEGWKVSAVDWTRDKMPRSPYGYVHWNDDNALVCVRNPFIEEKKFSFKLDLSYGISPKARNLSILRLYPIKEVLARGLNYGDEFSLLLGPYETTVLVITSGNYKESRINLPKLEIDDFVCKMEKVRVKGNKPAYGPNFTSLIGEAREYYRISSRFFLALPEGGKVVALFEYPSDDFSHPYGEARFNGRKLDVEITSSKTGWAASGPYSKTEYWSFLVVPVKGFGRFELELYAKDKASFSLWVISEGKRVDRVRLSGDLLSFPSHPHWLASHSLCLLEPRPLETVEEVEGELPYEYLEKGIYLDSLEPVEARQDWGELRRNASVQGNPMQIGSRIFSRGLGTHANSRIVYKLGGRYKRFTAYVGADKEVVGNTVVFEVWGDGRKLWESGVMTVNDGAKMVDLEISGVDILELRVGDAGDGINADHADWAEAILYE comes from the coding sequence ATGGATTACTTCCAACATAATTTGAGGCTCCTTTTAATCTTATCTTTTGCTTCGCTCGTTCTCACTCAACCCCTTCTTGAGAACGACTTCCTTTCCCTGAAATTCTCGGATAAGAAGAACCTCCTGCTTTACAATAAGTTAGCAGGTTCCTCCCTTACCCTCTCCCTTTCCTCTATAAAGTTGAACATCTCCGAGCAATGGATAGGCGGAAAAGACTTGGAGGTTGAGAGGGTTGAGAAGATTTCCCCAAAACTCGTTAAACTGATTTTCAAGCCGATAAGAAATAAAAAGGGAGCTTTTAGCCTCGTTTTGAATTTATCGCTCAACAAAAATATCATCAGAAAATGGATAGAGCTTGCGGTTCTTGATTCAGATGAGCCCTTGCAATTGAACGAGGTTATCCTTGAGGAGTTGGGAGATGGAAGCGATTTTGAAACCATCCCCTCCTGGTGGCAGAGCCAACCGATAATGGGTAAGGATTGCTTCTTCGGGATAGAGTTTCCTGTTGCCTTTTGGAGAAGGGAGGAGGGAAGACTTATCTTGGGTCATCAGCCGGGGAGAATCCTGAGGAGAAACGATAAATATGAAAGCAGAAAGGAGGTAATCGGAGCAGCCCCAACTGGGAAGGGCAGGGAATGGTTTGAGGAGTATATAGAATCCTTGAGACCCAACCCCAAGGGGATTCATTTCAATTACAATAGCTGGTGGAGCCTTCCCATCATCTACGGAGAGAAGGAGGCTGTCTCCCTTATCAGGGAATTCAGGGAAAATCTTTTTGAGCCTTATGGCGTATCCTTTGATACCTTCACGATAGATGCTGGCTGGTCGGAGCCAAAGAGCATCTGGCAGATATCAAAAGAGCGTTTCCCTACTGGCTTCACTACCTTGGTTGATGAATTAAGGCGGATGAGGACAAAATTGGGTCTCTGGTTCTCTCCTTCAAGCTGTTATCCCTTCGCTCAGGATTTAGGATGGGCAAGAGAAAATGGCTATGAGGTCTTTGAGGCGAATAATCAGCTCTACGCCTGTTTGGCGTTGGGGAATCGCTATCAATCAGCTTTGAAAAGGGCGCTGGTAGAGATTGTTAGGAAGTATGATATTCATCAGCTGAAATTTGACGGATATGTTCCCGAATGTCCGGAAAGCAACCATCATCACCTTCCCAGCATTCTCTCAAGGGAGGCAATTGCGGAGGGGTTGATAGATTTGTGCTTAGCCCTCAGAGAGGCTCAGCCAAATATCTGGCTTGAAACGACCTGCTTCGGCTGGGAGCCAAGCCCCTGGTGGCTGATGTTCGTTAATTCCGTAGTCGGACCCTATGGAGATGATTCACCCTATGGGAGGGTGCCTTCTCCAATCTATAGGCACAGCTATACGAGCGCGAGGGATTTCTATAATCTCCACGATATAACTCCCATTCCGATGAAGGCTAAGGAAGTGCTTGGGATAGTCCATCAGACGAGCGAGCCGATTTATGATGACGCAGTAATGACGCTTATGCGTGGGCATTTCTTCATATCTCTTTACATCAATCCTCGCTTTATGAAAAAGAAAGATTGGGAATTCTTGGCTTCCCTCATCAAATGGGGAAAGAAAAACCAAGATATATTGGGAAGGACGAGGATTATCCATCCTGAGGGATGGAAGGTCTCGGCGGTTGATTGGACTAGGGATAAAATGCCTCGCTCACCCTACGGATATGTCCACTGGAATGATGATAATGCACTGGTCTGCGTGCGCAATCCCTTCATTGAGGAGAAGAAATTCTCGTTTAAATTGGATTTATCATATGGTATCTCCCCTAAAGCGAGGAATCTCTCAATCCTTCGTTTGTATCCCATAAAGGAGGTTCTGGCAAGAGGTTTGAATTATGGGGACGAATTCAGCCTCCTGCTCGGTCCCTACGAGACCACTGTTCTGGTGATTACTTCGGGAAATTATAAAGAGAGCAGGATAAATTTGCCCAAATTGGAGATTGATGATTTCGTTTGTAAGATGGAAAAGGTAAGGGTAAAAGGGAATAAACCCGCTTATGGTCCGAATTTCACGAGCTTGATTGGGGAGGCGAGGGAATATTATAGGATTTCCTCCCGATTTTTCCTCGCTTTGCCTGAGGGTGGAAAGGTCGTCGCCCTTTTTGAATATCCCTCTGATGATTTCTCACATCCCTATGGAGAGGCGAGATTCAACGGGAGGAAATTGGATGTTGAGATAACGAGCTCAAAAACAGGGTGGGCTGCCTCGGGTCCCTATTCAAAGACGGAATATTGGTCGTTTCTGGTTGTGCCTGTGAAGGGGTTTGGGCGATTTGAATTGGAGCTTTATGCGAAGGATAAAGCGAGTTTCTCTCTTTGGGTTATTAGCGAGGGAAAGCGGGTGGATAGGGTTCGTCTTTCGGGCGATTTGCTTTCCTTCCCTTCCCATCCCCATTGGCTGGCAAGCCATTCGCTTTGTCTATTGGAGCCGAGACCTTTGGAGACCGTGGAAGAGGTGGAGGGCGAGCTTCCCTATGAGTATCTGGAGAAAGGAATCTATTTGGATTCCTTGGAGCCAGTGGAAGCAAGGCAGGATTGGGGAGAATTGAGGAGGAATGCAAGCGTGCAAGGGAATCCAATGCAAATCGGCTCAAGGATTTTCTCAAGGGGGTTGGGAACTCATGCCAATAGCAGGATAGTTTATAAATTGGGCGGGCGCTATAAGAGATTCACCGCTTATGTGGGAGCGGATAAGGAGGTTGTGGGGAATACGGTTGTATTTGAGGTTTGGGGAGATGGCAGGAAGCTATGGGAGAGCGGGGTTATGACTGTGAACGATGGGGCGAAGATGGTGGATTTGGAAATTTCGGGGGTAGATATTTTGGAGTTGAGGGTAGGCGATGCAGGGGATGGGATCAACGCAGACCATGCCGATTGGGCGGAAGCTATTTTATATGAGTGA
- a CDS encoding zinc-binding dehydrogenase yields the protein MLAYPLYNWQNCTGASRVIAGDVRESRLRLAKKYTPYILNLSHPDRVKKFLELNNGKLADVLIEFSGNPALVDTIPDYIKPGGRIHLLGQYREPVIITRYARWNNKDLRISCSIALNPSGKEEILSLISQGEFDAKSLYTTIYHIDDTPKAYKELEENRDILKILLRWE from the coding sequence ATGTTGGCTTATCCGCTTTACAATTGGCAAAATTGTACGGGAGCGAGCAGAGTCATAGCGGGAGATGTGAGGGAAAGCAGATTGAGATTAGCTAAGAAATATACCCCCTATATTTTAAATCTCTCCCATCCCGATAGGGTAAAGAAGTTTTTAGAGCTGAACAATGGGAAATTGGCGGATGTCTTGATTGAATTCAGCGGAAATCCCGCCCTCGTTGACACGATTCCCGATTATATAAAGCCGGGCGGGAGAATCCATCTTCTCGGTCAATATAGGGAGCCAGTGATAATCACAAGATACGCGAGATGGAACAACAAGGATTTGCGTATATCCTGCTCAATCGCTCTCAATCCCAGCGGTAAAGAGGAAATTCTCTCCCTCATCTCCCAAGGGGAATTTGACGCTAAATCCCTCTATACAACCATCTATCACATTGATGATACGCCCAAAGCCTACAAGGAACTTGAGGAAAACAGGGATATCTTGAAGATTCTCCTCCGATGGGAATGA
- a CDS encoding M23 family metallopeptidase — protein MIIFLTLDNFEINDKFPSPVNKDEYWIRQRFNSPLRSRYTRSADRKIDYIQHAGIDLAPNPNAKDFNVYSIYNRKIVKIVKNGGDDHGLGNLIIIGHDINNSKIYSLYARLRKIRDGLKEGDYIKKGEIIGEIGATGYGCNYWRIGEDGCDKLSRLDTYLHFEIKILSKLESPLDAKCFVNNSFKNCYGYTPDNPEKYGYINPLKFLSSE, from the coding sequence GTGATAATTTTTCTAACATTAGATAATTTCGAAATAAATGATAAATTTCCTTCCCCAGTTAATAAAGATGAATATTGGATAAGACAAAGATTTAACAGTCCACTAAGATCAAGATATACAAGAAGCGCGGATAGGAAGATAGATTATATTCAACATGCTGGTATAGATTTAGCACCTAACCCAAATGCAAAAGATTTTAATGTTTACTCTATATATAACCGAAAGATTGTTAAAATTGTTAAAAATGGCGGTGATGACCATGGGTTAGGAAATCTTATAATCATTGGACATGATATAAATAATTCAAAAATATATTCTCTTTATGCTCGTTTAAGAAAGATAAGAGATGGCTTAAAAGAGGGAGATTATATTAAGAAGGGAGAAATAATTGGAGAAATAGGTGCTACTGGTTATGGATGTAATTATTGGAGAATAGGAGAAGATGGGTGTGATAAATTAAGTAGATTAGACACATATTTGCATTTTGAGATAAAGATTTTGTCAAAGTTAGAAAGCCCATTAGATGCTAAATGTTTTGTGAATAATAGTTTTAAAAATTGCTATGGTTATACACCAGATAATCCAGAAAAATACGGCTACATAAACCCATTAAAATTTTTGTCATCAGAATAA